One genomic segment of Prochlorococcus marinus str. MIT 0919 includes these proteins:
- the pilM gene encoding pilus assembly protein PilM has protein sequence MTNTPAKVNLSNITIKDIISSLLVYRKQISHRVILMDFRYDSINLAVASSGKNNEINFDKFIRLVLPQEALDKSIPTSPDLMADLIKETITDLNILSLRASIVLSADISYNRLIDIPSKLSIDEAFDYVLNPSSGLQIPIPISQIDFDINSTDLLPLIKNKIEYKRYLLTSIPKKSTEAVLETVNKSQLDVLNLDVSFTAQLRLLNPHLSSLNTNEYIILLDLVSECTHVVVSDSQGPIYISRLAAIRNFITPSLKQEQDSLQQEKVDTAKQGSFTSRFDEESLRISKLDIRVLVREIIQLLGELATTLSLEGQASLFLTGPNSQHLGLVRVLGESLNLPVSLISPINSPGIGNVNYDPEKFNEQELSRLLGLGLSLSAFTPTLKTSLSINSNIIEDYSPENPSKISSFLKNNQFKSIRNRKTSSKQNNQLRSVVTPRNESITPSELTNNNNKNLDVSNKVPAQNTSHDAQLNKSFTGKTDQDNKQFNGSEKLITKDDSSMKKKPSSKPLPNSIANTLSTSSSSQEQNNDLSKLPHYQEEKSSKKNLDMTLPGEIDYKEDANTSSNINSKTNLSLNVSSNIGIKTNVDKLSPIPKSKSKSEIKESTLDSNFQMDPSFLGVDRLEANAQEINQDNSKQSKKNSNKDEDLSKEFKLDPSFLDLDDKD, from the coding sequence ATGACAAACACACCAGCAAAAGTTAACTTATCTAATATAACTATTAAGGATATTATTAGTAGTCTACTTGTTTACCGTAAACAAATATCTCATAGAGTTATCCTTATGGATTTCCGATATGATTCTATTAATTTAGCTGTAGCAAGTTCTGGTAAAAATAACGAAATAAATTTTGACAAGTTTATTAGGTTAGTTCTTCCTCAAGAAGCCTTAGATAAATCTATTCCTACTTCACCAGATTTAATGGCCGACTTAATTAAAGAAACTATTACTGATTTAAATATATTATCTCTTAGAGCATCTATTGTTTTATCAGCAGACATTTCTTATAATAGGCTTATTGATATTCCATCTAAATTGTCTATAGATGAAGCATTTGATTATGTATTAAACCCTTCCTCAGGTCTTCAAATACCGATCCCTATTTCCCAGATTGATTTTGATATTAATTCTACAGATCTACTTCCATTAATTAAGAATAAAATTGAATATAAACGTTATTTATTAACTTCTATACCAAAAAAATCTACCGAAGCAGTACTAGAAACAGTAAATAAATCACAATTAGATGTACTCAATTTAGATGTTAGCTTTACCGCTCAGCTTAGATTACTTAATCCTCACCTATCCTCTTTAAATACTAATGAGTATATTATCTTACTTGACTTAGTTAGTGAATGTACCCATGTCGTTGTTTCAGACAGCCAAGGCCCTATTTATATTTCAAGATTGGCAGCAATAAGAAATTTTATTACACCAAGTTTAAAGCAAGAACAAGATAGTTTACAGCAAGAGAAAGTAGATACTGCTAAGCAAGGAAGTTTTACTTCTCGCTTTGATGAAGAATCCTTGAGAATATCTAAACTTGATATAAGAGTCTTAGTACGTGAAATTATTCAATTGTTAGGTGAATTAGCTACCACTCTTTCTTTAGAGGGTCAAGCTTCCCTCTTTCTAACAGGTCCAAATAGCCAACATCTTGGTTTGGTTAGGGTTTTAGGTGAATCACTTAATCTGCCAGTAAGTTTAATTTCACCTATAAATTCGCCAGGCATTGGTAATGTCAATTATGACCCTGAGAAATTCAATGAGCAAGAGTTATCTAGGTTGCTAGGATTAGGCCTTTCACTTTCTGCTTTTACTCCAACTCTTAAAACTAGTTTGTCAATTAATAGCAATATAATAGAGGACTATTCACCTGAAAATCCCAGTAAAATATCATCTTTCTTAAAAAATAATCAATTTAAGTCTATCCGAAATAGAAAAACCTCTAGTAAACAAAATAATCAATTACGAAGTGTTGTAACTCCCAGGAATGAAAGTATTACCCCTTCAGAATTAACTAACAATAATAATAAAAATTTAGATGTCTCTAATAAAGTACCAGCACAAAATACTTCCCATGATGCTCAATTAAATAAGAGTTTTACAGGAAAGACTGATCAAGACAACAAACAATTTAATGGCTCAGAAAAGTTAATCACCAAAGATGATTCTTCAATGAAGAAGAAGCCATCAAGTAAGCCTCTCCCAAACTCCATAGCAAACACCCTTAGTACTTCATCATCATCTCAGGAACAGAATAATGACTTGTCTAAACTTCCGCATTATCAAGAGGAAAAAAGTTCTAAAAAAAATCTTGATATGACTCTACCTGGAGAAATTGATTATAAGGAAGATGCAAATACGTCCAGCAACATAAACTCAAAAACTAATCTTTCTTTAAATGTATCATCAAATATAGGTATAAAAACTAATGTAGACAAATTATCACCAATTCCAAAGTCCAAATCTAAATCAGAGATAAAAGAATCAACTTTAGATTCAAATTTCCAAATGGATCCCTCGTTTCTTGGAGTAGATAGATTAGAAGCTAATGCTCAGGAAATAAATCAAGATAATTCTAAACAAAGCAAAAAAAATTCTAATAAAGATGAAGATCTTTCTAAGGAATTTAAATTAGATCCCTCTTTTCTTGATTTGGATGATAAAGATTAG
- a CDS encoding type II secretion system F family protein — translation MAEYGSKKTLTQANTQANINKTDNAFLSITLFNEEAKPNPKLKVPQKELLVFFRQLSVMLQSGVPLAQGLELLSENMINKKFAVCIYDISRRLSGGQELSSCLRVYPRIFAPITVGLIEAGEAGGILSKVLERVAILLEAKAKLKGEITGALVYPVVVFALALTISLALLIFIVPTFKELFDGLGAELPALTSFMLLLSSIVTSTGFYLGAPIIIFTLIYLFKNIYSTKKGRILVDSITLKIPLFGDLILRSEIASFSDTLSTLVNSGIPLVEALERCLSASGNEIIKQALTKSITLIQQGQSLSYALSLSKVMPKLLFSMIKIGEETGELSYMLENLSNFYKREVEETVSALTKAMEPLVITVVALIVGTIVIALYLPMFDLINKMG, via the coding sequence ATGGCTGAATATGGTAGTAAAAAGACATTAACTCAAGCTAATACTCAAGCTAATATCAATAAAACTGATAATGCATTCCTAAGCATTACATTGTTTAATGAAGAAGCGAAGCCTAACCCTAAGTTAAAAGTACCTCAAAAGGAACTTCTAGTTTTCTTCAGGCAATTATCAGTGATGCTCCAAAGTGGGGTTCCACTTGCACAGGGTTTAGAATTATTATCTGAAAATATGATAAATAAGAAGTTCGCCGTATGTATATATGATATTTCCAGAAGATTAAGTGGTGGTCAAGAACTTTCTAGTTGCCTAAGAGTTTATCCAAGAATATTTGCACCTATAACAGTTGGATTAATTGAGGCTGGAGAAGCTGGTGGAATACTATCTAAAGTTCTCGAAAGAGTGGCAATATTGCTAGAAGCAAAGGCTAAATTAAAGGGTGAGATAACTGGGGCTTTAGTATATCCAGTAGTTGTATTTGCACTAGCACTTACTATTAGCCTTGCTCTATTAATATTTATTGTACCGACATTTAAAGAACTTTTTGATGGTCTTGGTGCAGAACTACCAGCTTTGACAAGCTTTATGTTATTGCTATCAAGTATAGTAACCTCTACAGGTTTCTATTTAGGTGCGCCAATAATAATTTTTACGCTCATTTATCTCTTTAAAAATATTTACAGTACAAAGAAAGGGAGAATTTTAGTTGACAGTATAACCTTAAAAATACCCTTATTTGGCGACTTAATCCTCAGATCAGAGATAGCATCATTTAGCGATACATTAAGCACATTAGTTAATTCCGGTATACCTTTAGTAGAAGCATTGGAGAGATGCCTATCAGCATCAGGGAATGAAATAATTAAGCAAGCATTAACTAAATCTATAACATTGATTCAACAAGGTCAGTCTCTAAGTTATGCACTGTCCTTATCTAAAGTAATGCCCAAACTATTATTTTCAATGATTAAAATTGGTGAAGAGACAGGTGAATTATCTTATATGCTAGAGAACCTGTCTAATTTCTATAAACGTGAAGTTGAAGAAACAGTTTCTGCATTGACAAAAGCGATGGAGCCATTAGTTATAACTGTAGTTGCGTTAATTGTAGGAACAATAGTAATCGCTTTATATCTTCCAATGTTCGATTTGATAAATAAAATGGGATGA
- a CDS encoding type IV pilus twitching motility protein PilT, whose translation MSISKEIVAYAIQAGSSDIHLEEGSPIAVRVNSDIKISPQKLRSKDMDELLLELLDKEKISEFNETGDVDSSTSIEGLSRLRINAYIANEKRCLTLRLLPDNLPKWQDLGLPEPFVKLSTLERGMVLCTGPTGSGKSTTLAAFINCILETQKRHILTIEDPIEFIFEHTENSIIHQREVKRDTDSFARALKAALREDPDVIYIGEMRDLETIQLAITAAETGHLVLGTLHTSSAAKTVERIVDVFPGDQQEQARLQVSTSLAGIMSQTLCKNTLGKRSLAYELLINTPAIGNLIREKKVSQIYSQIQTGSNDGMNTLEQCLNDLVIKGLITKEQALNKASVTKAID comes from the coding sequence ATGTCAATATCAAAAGAGATCGTTGCCTATGCAATACAAGCTGGTTCTTCAGATATTCATTTAGAAGAAGGTTCACCTATAGCTGTAAGAGTTAATTCTGATATAAAGATAAGCCCTCAGAAGTTAAGAAGTAAAGATATGGATGAACTTCTTTTAGAGTTGTTAGATAAAGAGAAGATTAGCGAATTTAATGAAACTGGTGATGTAGATAGTTCTACAAGTATAGAAGGTTTATCAAGATTAAGAATAAATGCATATATAGCAAATGAAAAAAGATGCTTAACTCTCAGACTTCTGCCAGATAATTTACCCAAATGGCAAGATCTTGGTTTACCAGAACCATTTGTTAAACTTTCTACGCTTGAACGCGGAATGGTCTTATGTACTGGTCCTACAGGTTCAGGTAAATCTACAACCTTAGCTGCTTTTATTAATTGCATATTAGAAACTCAGAAAAGACATATACTAACTATCGAAGATCCAATTGAATTTATCTTTGAACATACTGAAAATTCAATTATTCATCAACGAGAAGTTAAAAGAGATACCGATTCATTTGCAAGGGCATTAAAGGCGGCCTTAAGAGAAGACCCTGATGTAATTTATATTGGAGAGATGAGAGATTTAGAAACAATCCAACTGGCTATTACAGCTGCGGAAACAGGGCATTTAGTATTAGGTACTCTCCATACATCCTCTGCTGCGAAAACAGTAGAAAGAATAGTTGATGTTTTTCCAGGAGATCAACAAGAGCAGGCACGGCTACAAGTCTCAACATCGTTAGCAGGGATAATGTCGCAAACCTTGTGTAAAAATACTTTAGGGAAAAGATCACTTGCATATGAACTACTAATAAATACTCCTGCTATAGGAAATTTGATAAGAGAGAAAAAAGTTAGTCAAATATACTCACAAATTCAAACTGGTAGCAATGATGGTATGAATACATTAGAGCAGTGCCTTAATGACCTCGTTATTAAAGGCCTAATTACAAAAGAGCAAGCTCTAAACAAAGCCTCTGTAACAAAAGCTATAGACTAA